DNA sequence from the Methanolobus sp. ZRKC5 genome:
ATATCGAAGTACTTGAAAAAATCAAAGCACTTGCAGACATGGGTGAACAGAAAAACTTTGCTACATCCACACGCCGGAAAGACAGGATATATGCAAACGTTTGAATGCGCCCATTGAAACCTACTTTTTTATCCATTAATTTTAAGGCATGAGCTTACAATGGTGTAAGCATGTCAAAAAAGATATTAGTCACAAATGATGACGGTGTTTATTCTACAGGCATACATGCTGCCCATAAAAGTGTTGCTGACCTGGGAGATGTAACAGTCTCTGCCCCTATGATGCAGCAGAGTGGCGTTGGCCGCTCAATATCTATTTTTGAACCACTCAGGATAACAAAGACCACAATTAATGGAATTGAGGTCAATGCTGTTGCCGGTACACCCACTGATTCAGTCATACTTGGAATATTCTCAATCATGAAGCAAATGCCTGATCTCATTCTTTCTGGATTCAATATCGGAGAAAACATTAGCACAGACACAATAACCACATCAGGCACAATAGGTGCTGCATTGGAAGGTGCGAGTTATGACATCCCAGCCATTGCTGCATCCATACAGGTTATGGAAGAAGGCGACAAGTTTGACGACAACAGGGAATTCAAGCACGACTATGATGTGGCCATAAAAGTTGTCAATAAGATAGCAAAGAAAGTCCTGGAGCATGGACTCCCCGATAAAGTGGATTTGCTCAATGTCAATATACCACACCTTGTTGAAAATGACCCGGAGATAGAGATTACACGCCTTGCCAGGAAATTCTTCAAGACCGACGTGGAAGAACGACATGACCCCAGAGGAAGACCATATTACTGGATAGCAGGAGAATTGATCGAGGACGAAGAAGAAGGTACCGATGTCCATGCTATAATGCAGAATGGAAACGTCTCAGTGACACCAATATCACTTGACGCAACTTCCCCAATAGACTTTTCAGAAATTGAGCACCTGCTGTAAAACAGGTTTTAAAACAAATAAAGTAACTATTCAGCCTAGCTCACTTCCACCAAGCTGATTTCTTCATCCACGATCAATTCTGCAACTTTGGAACAAATGAATTGCCATAAAATATTGCACTAATTGCATCGATAACAGATTCAGAATTCTTATTAACAGTAGACACGTATCCTCTTATACGGCAGAAATTTTTTGCACCCTGTTTACTGCGGAAAGTACCTGATATCTTCTGCTGTACTTTCGTCATTCTGATCTCTCTTTCAGCCTGATTGTTATCAAACGGAACGTTTTGGTCGTACATAAATCGCAAGATATCCTCTTTATGGCCAATAAACCTATCCAGCAAATTCTTTACCGTGGTCTGCTTCTTACGTCCTCGTTTTTTAGACCGCACATTTGATTCCGGATCAGGAGGATTTTCATTCACTCCTAAACAAGTTATGTGATCATAATCCTCACTGAACCTTTGAATTAGCTCAGTATCTAAAAGATCATTATCAACATGATGTTTAATGCATATCAAGAGATCACTCATTATCTTTGTCCACTGTTGATCACTGTTTTCGGAAGCTCCAGTTAACTCTCGTAATAAATGTGCATTACATAATGAATGTTGACATTCATATTTGTTGTACGGTTTCCAAAAATCATGTGTTGCAACACCAGTGTAACCTGGTAATATGCCCATAGCATCCATTGCTTCTGAGCCCCTTTTACGATGTGCAAAATAATAGGTCAGTTTGTCTGTACCTGCCACATGAAGCCAATTACGAACTGCATTTATTCTCATTCCTGTTTCATCCAGATTGATGACAGGAGATTCTTTCAGGAGATGTTTCACTGTATTTTCAAAAGCTCCAAGCTTCTCAAAACAACTACGTTCCGTGTTCACCAAAGTAGCAGGACTTATCTTGCATCCCAAAATATCAGAGAACAACTTGGTAACACGCTGATAAGGAAGTAATTGGTAAGTGTGCAAATAAACTGCAAATGACTTAACTCGATGACCGTATTGAGTCGGCTGAGTTACACCATCTGGAAAAAGAGCTTTGTTTACATGAGAACATTTGGGACATGTTTTAATCTCGCAACGATGTTCAATGCAATTGATAGTTATAGGAGGAATGTCAAAGACCTGTCTTCTTTCATAGTCAGAGGGAACAGAAGCTAACGATCTCCCACAATTGACGCATTGATTAACAGGATGAACAATAACTTCATCCGGATCATCATTTATTCTTAATGTAGTACCAGGATGACCGTTTTGACCACCTACATGCTTATTGGTCTTTTTTCTTTGACTTTTAACGGTTGGTTTATTCCGTGCATAAGAATCAGTAGAAGGTGGTTTGCTACTGTTGCGACTATTCTTTTCAAGCATTTCTTCCAAATGCCTGACACGCTCTTCAAGTTGTGCAATTTGGAGAGATTGATGTTCAATTATCCCAAGTAATCGAGTTACAAGTTCTACTACTGCTTCTGGACCAGCTTCATAAACTGCAAGTATTTCTTCGCGGTCTATACAAATCCCCTCAGATTGATAGACGTTTTTTATGATATTTTACTGAATATTTTTTAACACATAGAATGAAGCCATAGTATATTGTTTTTTGCATCATTAAAACAGTTAGGCTGAATAGTTACCAAATAAAAAGAAAAAAACTGAAATTATTGCTTTACTTTGATAAGGATCTCTTTGCTATCCTTTTCAACACCATGCAAGGTTGTGGCGGCACCAAGTACCATGTTGCCCAGTATGGCCTTGACAAAGTGATTGATCTCGATATTTTTTCCATCTACTATTAATTCAACTTCCATTTTTAAAACTCCTGTAAGTTCCTGCAAAAAGGCACACGTCTGCTTACTGCCAGCCTGAAAAGATCAGGTAATTCATCTTTGCTGGCATTTGAGACATCTACCAGATTGTCGTTTACCAGCAGGCATGGTTTGAGCTTACCATCTGCAGAGACCCTCAGTCTGTTGCAGTTTGCACAAAATTCCGTATTATCCACCGGTCTGACAAACTCAACTTCTGCACCATTAATGATATATTTTTTCCTCTTGTGTAATTCACGAACCTGGACATCCGAGGAAACAGAAAGCAAAGACCTTTCCACCTCATTAGCATCTATCTTGTATTGAGGAAGACCCCCGAAATCCATAAGTTCGATTAACTGCAGTATCACATCACCATTGTAACTACGAGTGAATTCCAGCATATCTTTTATCTCATCGTCATTGAAATCTTTCAAAAGGACCATGTTCAGTTTAACAGGAGTAAGGCCTGCATCAACTGCTTCGTGGATGCCATCAAGGACTTTGTCAAATGTACATTTGGTACAATTGGTTATCTCTCGATATTTTTCAGGATCAAGGGAATCAAGGCTTATGTTCACTCTGTCAAGACCCGCATCTTTAAGGGATGATGCCCTGTCCCTTAACAAAGTGGCATTGGTGGTAAGGGATACATCTTTCATATCAGGAAGACGGACAAGTGCTTCTTCAAGATCTTTCCTTATAAGAGGCTCTCCTCCCGATAGTTTCAACCGATCTATCCCGAATTGCGAACCGATCTCTACAATGTTGACGATAGTATCTACGGACATCTCAGGACTGTGGCCAACATGACCTTCGTTATGGCAGTAAATGCAATTAAGATTACAACGATCGGTTATGGACATCCTCAGACTCCTGACCGTACGACCGTAAGAGTCTGTGAGAACTTCCCCTTTTCCTGCGGGAGACATAGTACTTAGATAGACGTTATTTATTTAAACATATTGAATACACACCAGGAAGAATAACACATATATAGAAACTGTACACAATTAACTCCATGACAAAAGCGGTGTTACTCGCAGGAACAAACAGTGGTGTTGGAAAAACAACGGTATCCATGGGCATTATGGCAGCCCTGAAGAGAAGAGAAATGGAAGTACAGCCTTTCAAGGTTGGACCCGATTATATCGATCCCACATACCACACAGCCATCTGCGGCAAGCCCTCAAGAAATTTGGATACATTCATGATGCAGGTAGAAGGAGTGAAAAATACTTTTTCACAACACTCTGAAAATGCTGATATCAACGTTGTTGAAGGAGTAATGGGGCTTTTTGATGGAATGGGAGCAACCGAGATCGCAAGTTCCGCACACGTTGCAAAAACACTAGACATACCAGTCATACTTATTGTGAATGTACACGGGATGTCAAGAAGTGCTGCAGCCATTGTCAAGGGTTTTTCAGAATTTGATAAGGATGTGAACATTGCCGGAGTGATACTGAACAAGGTTGGAAGCCCAAGACATGCACAGATGATAATTGATTCAATACCTGACATCCCTGTTGTAGGAACCCTGCCACGTAACAAGGATGTGACCGTTCCTTCACGCCATCTTGGACTTTATATGGCACATGAACAGGACTTCGATACCGAATCACTTGCATCTTTCATCGAGGAAAATATCGATCTTGATGCTATAATATCACTTTCAGAAACAGCATCTGATGCAGACAAATATACAGGAGAGACAGAAAGAGAATCCGATGTGAAAATTGGTATTGCATATGACAGTGCTTTTTGTTTCTACTACCAGGAAATGTTCGATGCTTTTAGAAGAGAAGGTGCTGAGCCAGTTTTCTTCAGTCCTTTGAAGAACGAACTTCCCGAAGTTGACGGATTGTATTTTGGAGGTGGCTATCCTGAACTCTATATTTCAGAGCTTGAAAAATCAAAGACCACAAAATCCCTTAAAGATCTGTCTGCCGAGGGGATACCCATCTATGGAGAATGTGGTGGGTTGCAGTATCTTTCCACATCATATGAGATAGAAGGAACAGTCCACAAAATGGCAGACGTACTCCCTGCACAGACTGTGCTGACAAAGAAACTTCAGGCCCTGGGTTATACAGAGGGACACGCCAATGGAGACTTTATCAGGGGAACAATTAGAGGGCATGAATTCCATTATTCTGCGACATACTGCGACAATGATGCAAAACTTGCATACGAAATGAAGAGAGGAAAAGGAATAGTGGATGGTAAGGACGGACTTACTGAACATAATGCACTTGCAAGCTATATGCATGCGCATCCGGCTTCTTTCCCGGTGAAGAGTTTTGTGGAAAAATGCAGAGAGTATAAGCGTTGCTAAGTATTTGTAGAGATTCAAGACGTCACCTTTATATGCGTCACGCGTTGTATTAAAAGTGCGTATTGTTAGGTCCTTGCATGAGAACATGGCAGAGCCTATCAGTGATTGTACAGACAACCTCAATACGCTACACTGGATAGTGCGATAAAGCCTGTCACGAGGGAAACTGGGATGGACAGCGGAAAATCCATAGGATGATATCCCGGAGTTAGTGCGTCAGACGACAGCATTATCCTATCCTCATTATCTGTTTTAGGTTAATTGATTATTTGATGGTGCAATGAATGTCTTTTGAGGATGCATTGAAAAAGGTTGATGCAGGAGTAATTATTGATATTGAAGTTACCCCTGGATCAAAAAAACTTTGCGTTCCAAGCGGCTATAATCTATGGAGAAAACGCATAGAAGTGCGTTTGTCACAAAATGCCCAGAAAGGCAAGGCCAATGAACAGCTTGTAGCCAGCCTCGTGGATCTTTTCCAACTAAGGTCAGCTGATATTTCCATTGTTAATGGTATGCATAATTCTAAAAAATCTCTTCTTTTAGAGAATGTTGAGTATAACACTGTCATTAACATTCTTGAAAAAAAACTACCGCAGCACTAGGATAGATCATCTGCCCAGATGATTAAACCAATACTTTCACCCTACTTGCCTTTGCTTAATATATGCATATGACAATCTAGTACCTGAGGTGAAATACATGGATGAATATTTCGAAAACCTGGTAGAAAGAGCCAGTCATTATGAACAATTTGAAGAATTCGTTCGTTATTACAAGTGAATATTATCTCCTTGCCGTAAAAGATCCTCCGATCCCGAAAGTTTGCTTTTCATTACGGCAGGGCATTTACTTGTAAATAACGATTTTACTTATGCACATTTTTTAAAACATGTTACGCCATGGATTCAAAGGTCAGTTTTTAATCGGATGAAAAGTAACTCTAAAATCAGTATTTTAAAAGAATAGCCACGGATATTTTCATGCAAAGAAGAAACACAAATTCAAAAAAACCATTAAAAGCACCTTTTGTTGTTTATCAGAAAAGACTGAAAATGATCGAAGAACTATTGGATGAATTACAGGAACTTGCTATTCAAGAGTCAATAATTGTGGTTGAAGGGAAAAGAGATATTGTTGCCCTTAAGACATTGGGTCTGAAGGGAGATTTCCGTCTTGCCACCCATCACTCACTTATCAACTTCTGCGAGGAATTGGCAGAAAGTGGTCAAAGAATAGTCATTCTTACTGACTGGGACAGAAGAGGAAATATACTGGCTTCAAAACTTGTAGAAAATCTCCAATCATTGGATTCAAACCCAGAAACGAGGATAAGAGATTTGATTATCAGCCTGGTCCAGAAAGAGATAAAAGATGTTGAAAGTCTTCCAAGCTACGTTAGAAAACTAAAAGATATAACCAAAGCTACAGACGTTACGGATTCTTTTTAAGATAAATTTATGGCATTGTTAATTAAACATAGCTAGTTCTTTATTCCTATATTTCATTAAGAGCAAAACGGAGATTTTTAGCATTTCAAGACTTTTAGTATAACACTTTGACTTTCTCCTTAGTCTTGCCAGGAAATGCCTAAATATGCTGTTGTATCCTTCAACAGTATATGTTTCTGCTTTTGATCGAGTATGGATGTTTCTGGGGACTAACTTGGCATATGCCCTCCAATAATCCGTCATTACTTCCCCAACCTCTTTTGTCTTTAACTTTTTCCAGAGTTTTTGTCCTGTTTTTGTTCCTCTGCTGCCAAAAGAGCAATCGATGAATTTCTTCCCATATCTATCAACAGCAATCCATATCCAGCAGTAGTTTTTTTATTCCCAATATAAGTATGCATCTCGTCCAATTCCACAACAGAAATCTCATTTTCACTTTTTAGATCCTCTAATTCACTACCAAATTTTCGAATCCATTTTTGAACAGAAACATGACTAACGCCCAAAAAACGTCCAATTGAACGAAATCCCAACCCCTCCAGATAGAGTTGTAAAGCCTGTCGCTTAACAGATACGGGGCTAGCGGTGGATTTTATATCTACTGAATAGTTGTATCCACAATCATGGCATTTGTAGCGTTGTCGACCATCAATCCTACCGTTCTTCTTATGACTGGAACTCTTACACTTTGGACAATTCATATATAAAAAGAGGCCATCATATTATATAACGATGTTTAATTACCAAAGCCAAATTTATTACTCTCAATGGTGTTGAGGTTCAAAATTCCGCTCGAACTCAGGATATAGTTCGGACTTATCCATGAGTTCTTCATAAACCTCATGTCTTGGGCTTACTATTACCACATGAGCAGGTGGATGTATCTTCCTTAACTTACTAATGGCAGCACCTGCATTGTTGTCGAGTTCCACCAATGCTGCAGAATTGCATTTTGCCCTAAGTGGCACACCTGCAACACTAACAAGAAGGTTATCAGCGTAAAGTGGTTCAATTCTTTTCGGTTTTGATGCAAACCTAATTCTTCCATAATGCTCAAGATCATGTAATGCTACATTGACCTTGTCAGCATTATCCCCGCGAATTACAGCAAAAGACTTAATGTCAATCCCCATCCCAAAAAATCCCCTTGTACAATTTTTCCATATGCATATCTCTTGAACTACGTTTTTACTTCCCGCACCTAATGTTTGGATTCCCTAGCTCTATTATAGTTAAAACTTTTTAATATAATAAACTTTTCTATTTTGAGAGATATACAATATGGTTTTATGGATAGGAATTATTTGGCTAGTTCTTTTGAACGGTCTGATGACTCGATCACTGCCTTCATGAAAGCTGCCCTTACACCACATTCTTCCAGAACACGAACACCACGAATGGTCGTTCCTGCTGGCGAAGTCACCATGTCTTTGAGCTCACCGGGGTGCATGCCAGTATCAAGTACCATTTTTGCAGCACCAATTACTGTCTGAGCTGCAAGAATCAGAGCACTGCTTCTGTCCAGTCCTTCGTATACAGCACCATCTGCCATTGCTTCTATTACCGGGAATATGTAGGCAGGACCACTGCCAGAAAGACCGGTCACGGCATCCATGAGATTCTCAGAAACCTGAATTGCACTCCCAACGGAACGGAATATTGCAAGTGCATCCTCAGCATCTTCTTTTGATGCATTCTTTCCCTGAGTGATAGCTGAAGCAGCCTCTGCAACTGTTGCTGCTATGTTTGGCATAACCCTTACAACACGAGTTCCCTCGTTGAATTCTTTTTCAATATCATCCAGTTTGACACCGGCAGCAATAGAGATTATCAACTTGTCTTCAGTAATGTCATCCTTTATGGATGCTATCACTTTTCGGAGTATCTGTGGCTTGACTGCAAGTACAATTACGTCAGAGTTAACGACTGTAACTTTATTATCGGTGGAAACATTGACACCTGCATTTTGCTTCAACGCATCAAGAGATGGTTCATAAAGGTCACTTGCATATACATTGGAAGGGGAAAAGAGCCCGGCATTGCATATCCCATTTATTAATGCGCTGCCCATTTTCCCGGTTCCTATAAATCCCAGTTTTTTAGCGTCAAGACTCATTTTATCACTAATTGTCCTTATTTACGTTTTATCTTCACAATATCACCAAGTGTGGTACCACGATTAAGGCGGTCGCCACTCCAGTCACTGTCACCGGTTTTTTCTGTAAGCCTGATGTCAAGGGCTTTTTCGATCTTGTGAAGAACATCATCCTCAGGGATAATTTCCTCACGCTCGATCTTCTTGAGCAACATTGCTTTTTCCTTGATCTTTGAAGCCAACTGATCATGTGACCATTTCTTACGTTCCCTGGCTTCCCGTATAGCCTGACCATAGTCGTCAATAAGCTCGTCGACTACCATTTCTGGAGCCTTACGGGGAGGTCTGCGGGTTCCTGAGGTCACAGGGCTGCGACTAACAGGTGCAACCTTCCTTGACACAGGAGCACGCTTGCCAGTTGACTTTCCATATTGCGAACATCTTCCACATACGGTAAGTTCACTTCCATCAATGCTAACTTTAAAAGACTCGCCTCTTATTTCAGCGCCACATATTTCACACTGCATAGATCTCAACTCATAAAGGGTCTAAGCTCTTCTTTACGAAAGGGCTATATACCGTTTGCACTTAAATAGTATTCGGAGACACATGAGCGAGACTACTGACAGTGACTTTGAGCACAGAAGGTATGATTTTACCTCTGTGAACAAGGCAGATTATGACTATGTCGGTTCAGATAATGAGGAAGATTTTTCCAAATATCTGCTAGACCGTATGAGACAGCTAGAATCCAGGAATAATCTCCTGAAAGAACAATGTGACCAGGTAGAATCTGAAAAACGTTTTGTCGAGAGTCAAAAACTTAAATATGAACGTGAAGTACGCAGATTACAGGCAGAAGTCGACCGTCTGAAGACCGTACCTCTTGTAGTTGCAACCATAATGGATGTTATAAGTGAGGAAAAGGTCCTTGTAAGAAGTTCCACAGGACCGCAGTTCATGGTAAACGTATCACAATACCTGAACGAGGACTCACTGGTCCCAGGTGTAAAAGTTGCATTGAACCAGCAAACACTTGCTATCGTGGAGGTTATCCCTGCTAGTGAAGACCCTGCCGTTTCAGCAATGGAGGTATTGGAGTCACAGGATGTTGACTATGAAGATATCGGAGGACTGGATGCTCAGATACAGGAACTGATCGAATCTGTTGAATTGCCATTAACAAAACCGGAATCTTTCACACGCATAGGTATCACCCCTCCAAAGGGTGTCCTCCTGTACGGCGAACCAGGCACAGGGAAGACATTACTGGCAAAAGCCGTTGCACACAGAACAGAAGCTACATACATAAGAGTAGTAGGTTCTGAACTGATACAGAAATATATCGGCGATGGTGCAAAACTTGTCAGGGAACTCTTTGAAATGGCAAGGAAAAAATCTCCAAGTATCATCTTCATAGATGAACTGGATGCAATAGCTTCAAGGCGCCTTAATGACACCAACGGTGCAGACCGTGAAGTCCAGAGAACCCTCATGCAACTGCTGGCAGAAATGGATGGTTTTGACAACAGGGGCGATGTAAGGATAGTAGCAGCTACCAACAGGATCGATGTGCTTGACCCTGCAATACTCAGACCCGGAAGGTTTGACAGAATCGTAAATGTACCGATGCCGGATGAGGGAGCCCGTGAGAATATCTTTAAGATACACACCCGCTTCATGTCTGTTGCAGATGATATCGACTTTAAGAAACTGGCCAGACTTACAGAGAAGGCAAGTGGTGCAGACCTCAATGCAATTGCCATGG
Encoded proteins:
- the surE gene encoding 5'/3'-nucleotidase SurE, whose protein sequence is MSKKILVTNDDGVYSTGIHAAHKSVADLGDVTVSAPMMQQSGVGRSISIFEPLRITKTTINGIEVNAVAGTPTDSVILGIFSIMKQMPDLILSGFNIGENISTDTITTSGTIGAALEGASYDIPAIAASIQVMEEGDKFDDNREFKHDYDVAIKVVNKIAKKVLEHGLPDKVDLLNVNIPHLVENDPEIEITRLARKFFKTDVEERHDPRGRPYYWIAGELIEDEEEGTDVHAIMQNGNVSVTPISLDATSPIDFSEIEHLL
- a CDS encoding IS66 family transposase, producing MCIDREEILAVYEAGPEAVVELVTRLLGIIEHQSLQIAQLEERVRHLEEMLEKNSRNSSKPPSTDSYARNKPTVKSQRKKTNKHVGGQNGHPGTTLRINDDPDEVIVHPVNQCVNCGRSLASVPSDYERRQVFDIPPITINCIEHRCEIKTCPKCSHVNKALFPDGVTQPTQYGHRVKSFAVYLHTYQLLPYQRVTKLFSDILGCKISPATLVNTERSCFEKLGAFENTVKHLLKESPVINLDETGMRINAVRNWLHVAGTDKLTYYFAHRKRGSEAMDAMGILPGYTGVATHDFWKPYNKYECQHSLCNAHLLRELTGASENSDQQWTKIMSDLLICIKHHVDNDLLDTELIQRFSEDYDHITCLGVNENPPDPESNVRSKKRGRKKQTTVKNLLDRFIGHKEDILRFMYDQNVPFDNNQAEREIRMTKVQQKISGTFRSKQGAKNFCRIRGYVSTVNKNSESVIDAISAIFYGNSFVPKLQN
- the moaA gene encoding GTP 3',8-cyclase MoaA → MSPAGKGEVLTDSYGRTVRSLRMSITDRCNLNCIYCHNEGHVGHSPEMSVDTIVNIVEIGSQFGIDRLKLSGGEPLIRKDLEEALVRLPDMKDVSLTTNATLLRDRASSLKDAGLDRVNISLDSLDPEKYREITNCTKCTFDKVLDGIHEAVDAGLTPVKLNMVLLKDFNDDEIKDMLEFTRSYNGDVILQLIELMDFGGLPQYKIDANEVERSLLSVSSDVQVRELHKRKKYIINGAEVEFVRPVDNTEFCANCNRLRVSADGKLKPCLLVNDNLVDVSNASKDELPDLFRLAVSRRVPFCRNLQEF
- a CDS encoding cobyrinate a,c-diamide synthase encodes the protein MTKAVLLAGTNSGVGKTTVSMGIMAALKRREMEVQPFKVGPDYIDPTYHTAICGKPSRNLDTFMMQVEGVKNTFSQHSENADINVVEGVMGLFDGMGATEIASSAHVAKTLDIPVILIVNVHGMSRSAAAIVKGFSEFDKDVNIAGVILNKVGSPRHAQMIIDSIPDIPVVGTLPRNKDVTVPSRHLGLYMAHEQDFDTESLASFIEENIDLDAIISLSETASDADKYTGETERESDVKIGIAYDSAFCFYYQEMFDAFRREGAEPVFFSPLKNELPEVDGLYFGGGYPELYISELEKSKTTKSLKDLSAEGIPIYGECGGLQYLSTSYEIEGTVHKMADVLPAQTVLTKKLQALGYTEGHANGDFIRGTIRGHEFHYSATYCDNDAKLAYEMKRGKGIVDGKDGLTEHNALASYMHAHPASFPVKSFVEKCREYKRC
- a CDS encoding DUF167 family protein, which gives rise to MSFEDALKKVDAGVIIDIEVTPGSKKLCVPSGYNLWRKRIEVRLSQNAQKGKANEQLVASLVDLFQLRSADISIVNGMHNSKKSLLLENVEYNTVINILEKKLPQH
- a CDS encoding toprim domain-containing protein, which produces MQRRNTNSKKPLKAPFVVYQKRLKMIEELLDELQELAIQESIIVVEGKRDIVALKTLGLKGDFRLATHHSLINFCEELAESGQRIVILTDWDRRGNILASKLVENLQSLDSNPETRIRDLIISLVQKEIKDVESLPSYVRKLKDITKATDVTDSF
- a CDS encoding IS1 family transposase (programmed frameshift) → MNCPKCKSSSHKKNGRIDGRQRYKCHDCGYNYSVDIKSTASPVSVKRQALQLYLEGLGFRSIGRFLGVSHVSVQKWIRKFGSELEDLKSENEISVVELDEMHTYIGNKKYCWIWIAVDRYGKKFIDCSFGSRGTKTGQKLWKKLKTKEVGEVMTDYWRAYAKLVPRNIHTRSKAETYTVEGYNSIFRHFLARLRRKSKCYTKSLEMLKISVLLLMKYRNKELAMFN
- a CDS encoding DUF356 domain-containing protein, with protein sequence MGIDIKSFAVIRGDNADKVNVALHDLEHYGRIRFASKPKRIEPLYADNLLVSVAGVPLRAKCNSAALVELDNNAGAAISKLRKIHPPAHVVIVSPRHEVYEELMDKSELYPEFERNFEPQHH
- the proC gene encoding pyrroline-5-carboxylate reductase, with the protein product MSLDAKKLGFIGTGKMGSALINGICNAGLFSPSNVYASDLYEPSLDALKQNAGVNVSTDNKVTVVNSDVIVLAVKPQILRKVIASIKDDITEDKLIISIAAGVKLDDIEKEFNEGTRVVRVMPNIAATVAEAASAITQGKNASKEDAEDALAIFRSVGSAIQVSENLMDAVTGLSGSGPAYIFPVIEAMADGAVYEGLDRSSALILAAQTVIGAAKMVLDTGMHPGELKDMVTSPAGTTIRGVRVLEECGVRAAFMKAVIESSDRSKELAK
- a CDS encoding multiprotein bridging factor aMBF1; this translates as MQCEICGAEIRGESFKVSIDGSELTVCGRCSQYGKSTGKRAPVSRKVAPVSRSPVTSGTRRPPRKAPEMVVDELIDDYGQAIREARERKKWSHDQLASKIKEKAMLLKKIEREEIIPEDDVLHKIEKALDIRLTEKTGDSDWSGDRLNRGTTLGDIVKIKRK
- a CDS encoding proteasome-activating nucleotidase codes for the protein MSETTDSDFEHRRYDFTSVNKADYDYVGSDNEEDFSKYLLDRMRQLESRNNLLKEQCDQVESEKRFVESQKLKYEREVRRLQAEVDRLKTVPLVVATIMDVISEEKVLVRSSTGPQFMVNVSQYLNEDSLVPGVKVALNQQTLAIVEVIPASEDPAVSAMEVLESQDVDYEDIGGLDAQIQELIESVELPLTKPESFTRIGITPPKGVLLYGEPGTGKTLLAKAVAHRTEATYIRVVGSELIQKYIGDGAKLVRELFEMARKKSPSIIFIDELDAIASRRLNDTNGADREVQRTLMQLLAEMDGFDNRGDVRIVAATNRIDVLDPAILRPGRFDRIVNVPMPDEGARENIFKIHTRFMSVADDIDFKKLARLTEKASGADLNAIAMEAGMLAVRFDKKTICMDDFLESVQKVMTKRENETEVLPEGMFI